One window from the genome of Aquabacterium sp. A3 encodes:
- a CDS encoding sensor domain-containing diguanylate cyclase — protein sequence MGGSRRDRWWSGWRTWWRPSATTRLVWGLVSLTLSVVLLLDLMLGIFPSEQTRLRDLREREAHALAVQARVLLIQPDGPVLLNRAFDDLAEASSDILSVGVRRRDGVLLAASSSHEEHWVARDDLRSTMSAVTVPLLSSQGVWGAVEIRYQDQSRLAGWRDWLGGSLLSLMLGLGTLGAGVYYFYLRRMLQHLDPSQAIPDRVRAAFDALTEGLIVLDDRHRVMLVNEALLRLYPAHEGWMGRSINDFAWLTEALSTTGRDQTPWDEAMRSGQPVLGVRLDIGAQGQSPHHVLLNCAAITDGRGKPRGCLVTLDDVTELDRANARLRQALTELESSHAQIQRQNVELEQLANHDPMTGCLNRRSFYARAGRHFTQSQRYGTPLACIMTDIDKFKNFNDTHGHAVGDQVIQQVARVLKTSLRADDLLCRYGGEEFCILLPATTLDEAMQVAQRMRARIEAEAGAAITETPGLRITSSFGVCTLPERQPETLDKLIEQADAGLYAAKESGRNRVCYAPEVCADVAG from the coding sequence ATGGGCGGCTCTCGGCGCGATCGATGGTGGAGCGGGTGGCGCACGTGGTGGCGCCCCTCGGCCACGACGCGTCTGGTGTGGGGCCTGGTCTCGCTCACCCTCAGCGTGGTGCTGCTGCTGGACCTGATGCTGGGGATCTTTCCCAGTGAGCAGACGCGCTTGCGCGACCTGCGCGAGCGCGAGGCCCATGCCCTGGCGGTGCAGGCGCGCGTGCTGCTGATTCAGCCCGATGGACCCGTGCTGCTCAACCGTGCGTTTGACGACCTGGCCGAGGCTTCGAGCGACATCCTCTCGGTGGGCGTGCGTCGCCGCGACGGCGTCTTGCTGGCCGCTTCCTCGTCCCACGAAGAACACTGGGTGGCGCGTGACGACCTGCGCTCCACCATGAGCGCCGTCACGGTGCCCCTGCTGTCGTCGCAGGGGGTCTGGGGCGCCGTGGAAATCCGTTACCAGGACCAATCCAGGCTCGCAGGGTGGCGCGACTGGCTGGGCGGCTCGTTGTTGTCGTTGATGCTGGGCCTGGGCACGCTGGGCGCTGGCGTCTATTACTTCTACCTGCGGCGCATGCTGCAGCATCTGGACCCCTCGCAGGCCATCCCTGACCGTGTGCGCGCCGCCTTTGACGCCCTGACCGAAGGCCTCATCGTGCTGGACGATCGCCACCGCGTGATGCTGGTCAACGAGGCCTTGTTGCGGCTGTACCCGGCCCATGAAGGCTGGATGGGCCGCTCGATCAACGACTTTGCCTGGCTGACCGAAGCCTTGTCCACGACCGGGCGCGACCAGACCCCTTGGGACGAGGCCATGCGCAGCGGGCAGCCCGTGCTGGGGGTGCGACTGGACATCGGTGCCCAAGGGCAAAGCCCGCACCATGTGCTGCTCAACTGCGCGGCCATCACCGACGGCCGGGGCAAGCCCCGGGGCTGTCTGGTCACGCTGGACGATGTCACCGAACTGGACCGTGCCAACGCACGCCTGCGCCAGGCCTTGACCGAGCTGGAGTCCTCGCACGCCCAGATCCAGCGGCAGAACGTCGAGCTGGAGCAACTGGCCAACCACGACCCCATGACAGGCTGCCTCAACCGGCGCTCGTTTTACGCGCGGGCAGGGCGGCACTTCACGCAGAGCCAACGCTACGGCACCCCGCTGGCCTGCATCATGACCGACATCGACAAGTTCAAGAACTTCAACGACACCCATGGTCATGCCGTGGGTGACCAGGTCATCCAGCAGGTGGCCCGTGTGCTCAAGACCTCGTTGCGGGCTGACGATCTCTTGTGTCGCTACGGTGGCGAGGAGTTCTGCATTTTGCTGCCCGCCACCACGCTGGACGAAGCCATGCAGGTGGCCCAGAGGATGCGAGCCCGCATCGAAGCCGAGGCCGGCGCGGCCATCACCGAGACACCCGGCCTGCGCATCACCTCCAGCTTCGGTGTGTGCACCCTGCCAGAGCGTCAGCCCGAGACATTGGACAAGCTCATCGAGCAGGCCGATGCGGGCTTGTACGCCGCCAAAGAGTCTGGCCGCAACCGGGTGTGTTACGCGCCTGAGGTGTGTGCGGATGTGGCGGGGTGA
- a CDS encoding BKACE family enzyme produces MDKAILTCALTGVLTDPQQHPVPVTAKEMAAAAREAYDAGASIMHVHLRRQEPGMGRFPSWDPAVASEIDTAIREACPGVIINLTTGVVGPDISGPAACIRAVRPEIAACNAGSLNYLKIKDNGQWAWPPMLFDNTVDKVKAMIDVMNEAGTRPEFECFDVGIVRSVGMYRKAGMADVLEYNFVMGVASGMPADVDLLKLLVKYREPGTVWQTTLIGREEIWAVHQATAELGGMLRTGVEDTFYLPGGEKTSGNGQLIEALAACARRAGREVASPAEARQMLGLKAASEHGVQAVAA; encoded by the coding sequence ATGGACAAGGCCATCCTCACCTGTGCGCTCACGGGCGTGCTGACCGACCCGCAACAACACCCCGTGCCCGTGACGGCCAAGGAAATGGCCGCTGCTGCGCGCGAGGCCTACGATGCGGGCGCCTCGATCATGCACGTGCACCTGCGCCGGCAAGAGCCGGGCATGGGGCGCTTTCCCAGCTGGGACCCGGCGGTGGCCAGCGAGATCGACACCGCCATCCGCGAGGCCTGCCCCGGCGTCATCATCAACCTGACCACCGGCGTGGTGGGCCCCGACATCAGCGGCCCGGCCGCGTGCATCCGCGCGGTGCGCCCCGAGATCGCCGCCTGCAACGCGGGCAGCCTGAACTACCTGAAGATCAAGGACAACGGCCAGTGGGCCTGGCCGCCCATGCTGTTTGACAACACGGTCGACAAGGTCAAGGCCATGATCGATGTGATGAACGAAGCCGGCACGCGCCCCGAGTTCGAATGCTTTGACGTGGGCATCGTGCGCTCGGTGGGCATGTACCGCAAGGCGGGCATGGCCGATGTGCTGGAGTACAACTTCGTGATGGGTGTGGCCTCGGGCATGCCGGCCGATGTGGACCTGCTCAAGCTGCTGGTAAAGTACCGCGAACCAGGCACCGTCTGGCAGACCACCCTGATTGGTCGCGAAGAAATCTGGGCCGTGCACCAGGCCACGGCCGAGCTGGGCGGCATGCTGCGCACCGGCGTGGAAGACACCTTCTACCTGCCAGGTGGCGAGAAGACCAGCGGCAACGGCCAGTTGATCGAGGCGCTGGCGGCGTGTGCGCGCCGTGCAGGCCGCGAGGTGGCGTCACCCGCCGAGGCGCGTCAGATGCTGGGCTTGAAGGCGGCGTCCGAGCATGGGGTGCAGGCGGTGGCGGCTTGA
- a CDS encoding efflux RND transporter periplasmic adaptor subunit gives MMKMIQSCGLGLAMWLGAAHAEPLSCLIEPDRVADVGAASVGVIEEVRVERGDRVKAGQVLATLSSGVERASVAVAQARAHADAEVKAAEAAAALARSKLDRARDLVKANFISPQALEQAEAEYRVAQQRAQQAVDARDVARREYELSTAQLGQRLIRAPFEGIVIERYRSQGERIEREPVVKIARIDPLRVEAIAPAALYGTIRAGQGARVTPQLKQFGTLSATVSLVDKVVDAASNSFRVRLTLPNPEQAIPSGLRCTVELVQGGPSAGMP, from the coding sequence ATGATGAAAATGATTCAGTCGTGTGGCCTGGGTCTGGCGATGTGGCTCGGTGCAGCCCACGCCGAGCCCTTGAGCTGCCTGATCGAACCGGATCGTGTGGCTGATGTCGGGGCCGCATCGGTCGGCGTGATCGAAGAGGTTCGCGTCGAACGGGGTGATCGCGTCAAAGCCGGCCAGGTGCTGGCGACGCTGAGCTCTGGCGTTGAGCGCGCCTCGGTGGCCGTGGCCCAGGCCCGGGCCCACGCCGATGCCGAGGTCAAGGCCGCAGAAGCTGCAGCGGCCCTGGCACGCAGCAAGCTGGACCGTGCACGCGATCTGGTCAAGGCCAACTTCATCTCGCCTCAGGCGCTGGAGCAGGCCGAGGCCGAATACCGTGTGGCACAACAGCGGGCTCAGCAGGCGGTGGACGCCAGGGATGTGGCCCGTCGAGAGTACGAACTTTCGACGGCCCAGTTGGGCCAGCGTCTGATCCGCGCCCCCTTCGAGGGCATCGTGATCGAACGCTACCGCAGCCAGGGTGAGCGCATCGAACGCGAGCCGGTGGTCAAGATCGCGCGCATCGATCCCCTGCGCGTGGAGGCAATTGCCCCGGCGGCGCTGTACGGCACCATCCGGGCCGGGCAAGGGGCCCGGGTCACGCCCCAGCTCAAGCAGTTCGGCACGCTGTCGGCCACCGTGTCCCTGGTGGACAAGGTGGTGGATGCGGCCTCCAACAGCTTTCGGGTTCGATTGACCTTGCCCAACCCTGAACAGGCCATCCCGTCCGGTTTGCGGTGCACGGTGGAGCTGGTGCAGGGTGGACCTTCAGCGGGCATGCCCTGA